A part of Amphiprion ocellaris isolate individual 3 ecotype Okinawa chromosome 16, ASM2253959v1, whole genome shotgun sequence genomic DNA contains:
- the shld2 gene encoding shieldin complex subunit 2 isoform X1 produces MCDRPKIHVFLGAPPPSSCPASAPEAGMVTEDHPPAGWRHLELTWRDGRLRPAAAELGNEARSSREAERTDRDDVESQSQDDPISAGETKRGQEGGAGKLNLCSNPSSPSTDVEPGSPKEDQCSASVHEYLDSCFPTAQTGLEKPGLEPEQKPKPDLELELEPESGPGPGSDHQPSPAVPPLSIQTHYLTTWTLSQALILRGRHTVQSASSSEKTPPKHSYTPPSVSSSTPELFSPATPSPGASAELFSHPCPSPRTEEGGVVLEATTDGIFCSQESRTVHDSPIKSPRSKRARISEDSTTEAPDSTTTTGLQSPTTLLARCDKAGVRYSILVAVVYPSHLKEVKVKSGPSAGTFVPLASIVVTDQSGVEMKVVLWRRAAFWTLTLSPGDLLLITGLQVHEDRWRGETVLQSTFSSKLLNLGQITASTSPPVSQHVAARSLSSLCGFLREQRPLLASLPRRPPQDLSRLPYATLRSLRVNTLVHALLRVTHTHISSEWRSEAESRSRSAVQLKAMVTVEQPGGQQGALLLWGSAVDWLPRFSRDRATVWDFHVLLVRDGLTSNLPELHSTPWSSVRAVDKTDRRVQDFHRTYHHQKDGSSGDGALELDIDTLLSQKYSGEVELRVQLITFRFQDALPSQNAPQPVLDSSTLLDGIVDVLSGDITYTGCGRCSAELDTDANGIYSPCYPCLPHTAVRRYYRPGVLTVSGRGCSQVCVQVPPVPLQKILEAPPDRLHRSSAPGSEVKLIQVAAERIQTLLRLPRKTFVITIRSHFLCDENSVPISQDFTLLDLQFPS; encoded by the exons ATGTGTGACCGACCAAAGATCCACGTCTTCCTGGGggctcctcctccctcctcctgcccAGCCTCGGCGCCTGAAGCAGGGATGGTGACAGAAGATCATCCCCCTGCTGGGTGGAGacacctggagctcacctggaGGGACGGGCGGCTCAGACCTGCAGCgg CCGAGCTTGGAAATGAGGCGAGATCATCCAGAGAGGCAGAAAGAACCGACAGGGACGACGTGGAATCACAAAGTCAGGACGATCCAATAAGCGCTGGAGAAACAAAACGAGGACAGGAAGGAGGAGCGGGGAAATTAAATCTCTGTTCCAACCCAAGTTCTCCGAGCACAGATGTAGAACCGGGTTCCCCAAAGGAGGATCAGTGCTCAGCTTCGGTTCATGAGTATCTGGACAGCTGTTTTCCCACAGCTCAAACAGGACTAGAAAAACCAGGACTTGAACCTGAACAAAAACCTAAACCTGATCTCGAACTTGAACTTGAACCTGAatctggacctggacctgggtCCGATCACCAGCCGTCACCCGCCGTCCCTCCTCTGTCCATCCAGACTCACTACCTCACCACCTGGACTCTGAGCCAGGCCTTGATCCTGAGAGGCAGGCACACCGTCCAATCAGCATCCAGCTCTGAGAAGACTCCACCCAAACACAGCTATACACCTCCGTCCGTCTCCTCCAGCACCCCTGAACTCTTCAGCCCCGCCACCCCATCACCTGGAGCCTCGGCCGAGCTCTTCAGCCACCCATGTCCGAGTCCGAGGACGGAGGAAGGAGGCGTTGTCCTCGAGGCCACCACAGATGGCATCTTCTGTTCTCAGGAGTCTAGAACAGTCCACGATTCCCCCATCAAGTCCCCTAGAAGCAAGAGAGCTCGAATCTCCGAGGACTCCACGACTGAAGCACCTgacagcaccaccaccaccgggCTCCAAAGTCCCACCACGCTCCTGGCCCGGTGTGACAAAGCCGGGGTGCGATACTCGATTCTGGTGGCGGTGGTCTACCCCTCTCACCTGAAGGAGGTCAAG GTGAAGTCTGGACCATCAGCGGGTACATTCGTTCCTCTGGCATCCATCGTGGTGACGGACCAATCAGGCGTTGAGATGAAAGTGGTCCTCTGGCGGCGGGCGGCTTTCTGGACGTTGACTTTGAGTCCTGGAGACCTTCTGCTCATCACAG GGCTGCAGGTGCACGAGGACAGGTGGAGAGGAGAGACGGTGCTGCAGTCGACCTTCAGCAGCAAACTGCTCAACCTGGGCCAGATCACCgcctccacctcacctccag tTTCCCAGCATGTTGCTGCTCGTTCTCTCAGCTCTCTGTGTGGTTTTCTTCGGgagcagcgccccctgctggcgtCTTTACCCCGCCGCCCCCCTCAGGACCTGAGCCGCCTCCCCTACGCCACCCTGAGGTCACTGAGGGTCAACACGCTGGTTCACGCCCTGCTGcgcgtcacacacacacacatcagctcAG AGTGGCGCAGTGAAGCGGAATCTCGCAGCAGGTCGGCAGTCCAGCTGAAGGCCATGGTGACAGTGGAGCAGCCGGgcggccagcagggggcgctgctgcTGTGGGGATCAGCTGTGGACTGGCTGCCTCGCTTCAGCAGAGACAGAg CGACTGTCTGGGATTTCCACGTCCTCCTGGTGAGGGACGGTTTGACCTCCAACCTTCCAGAGCTGCACTCCACCCCCTGGAGCTCCGTCCGGGCCGTGGACAAAACCGACCGCCGGGTGCAGGACTTCCACCGGACGTACCACCACCAGAAAGACGGCAGCAGTGGCGACGGCGCTCTGGAGCTGGACATCGACACGCTACTGTCTCAGAAATACAGCG GTGAGGTGGAGCTCAGAGTCCAGCTCATTACCTTCCGCTTCCAAGATGCTCTGccttcccagaatgcacctcAACCGGTCCTGGACAGTTCCACACTGCTGGACGGGATTGTGGACGTGTTAAGCGGTGACATCACCTACACCGGCTGCGGGCGCTGCTCCGCTGAGCTCGACACCGATGCCAATGGCATCTACAGCCCCTGTTACCCCTGTCTGCCCCACACCGCCGTACGCCGCTACTACAG GCCAGGTGTGCTGACGGTGAGTGGGCGGGGCTGCAGCCAGGTGTGTGTTCaggttcctcctgttcctctgcAGAAGATCCTCGAAGCTCCTCCTGATAGACTCCATCGGAGCTCAG
- the shld2 gene encoding shieldin complex subunit 2 isoform X2 produces MCDRPKIHVFLGAPPPSSCPASAPEAGMVTEDHPPAGWRHLELTWRDGRLRPAAAELGNEARSSREAERTDRDDVESQSQDDPISAGETKRGQEGGAGKLNLCSNPSSPSTDVEPGSPKEDQCSASVHEYLDSCFPTAQTGLEKPGLEPEQKPKPDLELELEPESGPGPGSDHQPSPAVPPLSIQTHYLTTWTLSQALILRGRHTVQSASSSEKTPPKHSYTPPSVSSSTPELFSPATPSPGASAELFSHPCPSPRTEEGGVVLEATTDGIFCSQESRTVHDSPIKSPRSKRARISEDSTTEAPDSTTTTGLQSPTTLLARCDKAGVRYSILVAVVYPSHLKEVKVKSGPSAGTFVPLASIVVTDQSGVEMKVVLWRRAAFWTLTLSPGDLLLITGLQVHEDRWRGETVLQSTFSSKLLNLGQITASTSPPVSQHVAARSLSSLCGFLREQRPLLASLPRRPPQDLSRLPYATLRSLRVNTLVHALLRVTHTHISSEWRSEAESRSRSAVQLKAMVTVEQPGGQQGALLLWGSAVDWLPRFSRDRATVWDFHVLLVRDGLTSNLPELHSTPWSSVRAVDKTDRRVQDFHRTYHHQKDGSSGDGALELDIDTLLSQKYSGEVELRVQLITFRFQDALPSQNAPQPVLDSSTLLDGIVDVLSGDITYTGCGRCSAELDTDANGIYSPCYPCLPHTAVRRYYRPGVLTVSGRGCSQVCVQVPPVPLQKILEAPPDRLHRSSVHSCQRSGLP; encoded by the exons ATGTGTGACCGACCAAAGATCCACGTCTTCCTGGGggctcctcctccctcctcctgcccAGCCTCGGCGCCTGAAGCAGGGATGGTGACAGAAGATCATCCCCCTGCTGGGTGGAGacacctggagctcacctggaGGGACGGGCGGCTCAGACCTGCAGCgg CCGAGCTTGGAAATGAGGCGAGATCATCCAGAGAGGCAGAAAGAACCGACAGGGACGACGTGGAATCACAAAGTCAGGACGATCCAATAAGCGCTGGAGAAACAAAACGAGGACAGGAAGGAGGAGCGGGGAAATTAAATCTCTGTTCCAACCCAAGTTCTCCGAGCACAGATGTAGAACCGGGTTCCCCAAAGGAGGATCAGTGCTCAGCTTCGGTTCATGAGTATCTGGACAGCTGTTTTCCCACAGCTCAAACAGGACTAGAAAAACCAGGACTTGAACCTGAACAAAAACCTAAACCTGATCTCGAACTTGAACTTGAACCTGAatctggacctggacctgggtCCGATCACCAGCCGTCACCCGCCGTCCCTCCTCTGTCCATCCAGACTCACTACCTCACCACCTGGACTCTGAGCCAGGCCTTGATCCTGAGAGGCAGGCACACCGTCCAATCAGCATCCAGCTCTGAGAAGACTCCACCCAAACACAGCTATACACCTCCGTCCGTCTCCTCCAGCACCCCTGAACTCTTCAGCCCCGCCACCCCATCACCTGGAGCCTCGGCCGAGCTCTTCAGCCACCCATGTCCGAGTCCGAGGACGGAGGAAGGAGGCGTTGTCCTCGAGGCCACCACAGATGGCATCTTCTGTTCTCAGGAGTCTAGAACAGTCCACGATTCCCCCATCAAGTCCCCTAGAAGCAAGAGAGCTCGAATCTCCGAGGACTCCACGACTGAAGCACCTgacagcaccaccaccaccgggCTCCAAAGTCCCACCACGCTCCTGGCCCGGTGTGACAAAGCCGGGGTGCGATACTCGATTCTGGTGGCGGTGGTCTACCCCTCTCACCTGAAGGAGGTCAAG GTGAAGTCTGGACCATCAGCGGGTACATTCGTTCCTCTGGCATCCATCGTGGTGACGGACCAATCAGGCGTTGAGATGAAAGTGGTCCTCTGGCGGCGGGCGGCTTTCTGGACGTTGACTTTGAGTCCTGGAGACCTTCTGCTCATCACAG GGCTGCAGGTGCACGAGGACAGGTGGAGAGGAGAGACGGTGCTGCAGTCGACCTTCAGCAGCAAACTGCTCAACCTGGGCCAGATCACCgcctccacctcacctccag tTTCCCAGCATGTTGCTGCTCGTTCTCTCAGCTCTCTGTGTGGTTTTCTTCGGgagcagcgccccctgctggcgtCTTTACCCCGCCGCCCCCCTCAGGACCTGAGCCGCCTCCCCTACGCCACCCTGAGGTCACTGAGGGTCAACACGCTGGTTCACGCCCTGCTGcgcgtcacacacacacacatcagctcAG AGTGGCGCAGTGAAGCGGAATCTCGCAGCAGGTCGGCAGTCCAGCTGAAGGCCATGGTGACAGTGGAGCAGCCGGgcggccagcagggggcgctgctgcTGTGGGGATCAGCTGTGGACTGGCTGCCTCGCTTCAGCAGAGACAGAg CGACTGTCTGGGATTTCCACGTCCTCCTGGTGAGGGACGGTTTGACCTCCAACCTTCCAGAGCTGCACTCCACCCCCTGGAGCTCCGTCCGGGCCGTGGACAAAACCGACCGCCGGGTGCAGGACTTCCACCGGACGTACCACCACCAGAAAGACGGCAGCAGTGGCGACGGCGCTCTGGAGCTGGACATCGACACGCTACTGTCTCAGAAATACAGCG GTGAGGTGGAGCTCAGAGTCCAGCTCATTACCTTCCGCTTCCAAGATGCTCTGccttcccagaatgcacctcAACCGGTCCTGGACAGTTCCACACTGCTGGACGGGATTGTGGACGTGTTAAGCGGTGACATCACCTACACCGGCTGCGGGCGCTGCTCCGCTGAGCTCGACACCGATGCCAATGGCATCTACAGCCCCTGTTACCCCTGTCTGCCCCACACCGCCGTACGCCGCTACTACAG GCCAGGTGTGCTGACGGTGAGTGGGCGGGGCTGCAGCCAGGTGTGTGTTCaggttcctcctgttcctctgcAGAAGATCCTCGAAGCTCCTCCTGATAGACTCCATCGGAGCTCAG